The region AGGCACACCACAACAGTTTATGCATCTCTATTTCGATGACCATTATCTTAAACAACTGGCGCTTAACGTTTTCGATATCGATCCTCGAACGCTGATATTGCCAGAACTAACCTTTTTTAAACATCCGGGTCTTGAATCCTTATTCCGCAACAATATGGTCGATACTAATTGGCAAAATGAAAGCCCATTAACACTGAAACAAGCCACTGACACCATCTTAATCTCCATGCTGCATAGCAGTGGTATAACCAAAACCGTTAACACATTAACAGGTGGGCTATCGCCACGTATCGCGGGCATGGTGAGGGAGTTTATTCATGCACATTTTCACCGACAAATTTACCTTTCAGAGCTTGCCAATATAGCCAAGCTTAGTGAATATCATTTTTGCCGTATGTTCAAGGAAAGCTTTGCCCGTACTCCACAAGAATATTTAACTTACATTAGAATTGAGCAAGTTAAATACTCATTAAGTCATTCCTCCCATAGCTTGACAGAAATAGCACTCGCTTGTGGTTTTTCAAACCAAAGTCATATGGGTCGATACTTTAAAAAACAAACCGGGATCACCCCAAAGGCATTTCAAAAAATGCAGCTGAGCTAAAAAGTGATATGAATAGCGCATCAATCATAAAAATTAATAGT is a window of Shewanella sp. VB17 DNA encoding:
- a CDS encoding AraC family transcriptional regulator; translation: MNKNQNTHVSFNESHKLCFRRHTLTEKLSWAHYQNSQERLFYANDQQHTLSMYLSGGYETHRTDIQSDFGAPGRFCLMPKGSESHWQLGTPQQFMHLYFDDHYLKQLALNVFDIDPRTLILPELTFFKHPGLESLFRNNMVDTNWQNESPLTLKQATDTILISMLHSSGITKTVNTLTGGLSPRIAGMVREFIHAHFHRQIYLSELANIAKLSEYHFCRMFKESFARTPQEYLTYIRIEQVKYSLSHSSHSLTEIALACGFSNQSHMGRYFKKQTGITPKAFQKMQLS